In the genome of Pseudopipra pipra isolate bDixPip1 chromosome 4, bDixPip1.hap1, whole genome shotgun sequence, one region contains:
- the CPEB2 gene encoding cytoplasmic polyadenylation element-binding protein 2 isoform X5, whose translation MQDELLLGVTQQQQPGSERLSSSPASGHPPFGHPSSDFKPCLSPHQDLNKQQAQQPQPPPPQLSQKRKEFKQQQQLSSPAQLGSSHPLNNHHPPDYHHHPPQQQQQFSHPTDKYQQQEHRQQQQLQLLSAHPLEPPRTGDHRHHRPLGPAEHQGGADRGGSERLAPSCPGGSASADPNVGVAAASSCVNPPPSPHLQARAKLPPMESPPNSHLLGSPGNLLPGGLGSGFSSLQSPEIPSPHHQSGGGSSSAASPPPPPLPGFGTPWSVQTSSPPPQQTQQPPVSSGGGGGQISAMPPPSPESETSFYPGIPSSINPAFFQSFSPVSPHNPCAGPFSSPFSAAAPPPPPQMNLPQQQQQQQQNRRSPVSPQLQHQHQAAAAAAAFLQQRNSYNHHQPLLKQSPWSNQSSGWSTGNISWGGMHGRDHRRTGNIGIPGTMNQISPLKKPFSGNVIAPPKFTRSTPSLTPKSWIEDNVFRTDTNSNTLLPLQDRNRMYDSLNMHSLENSLIDIMRAEHDPLKGRLSYPHPGTDNLLMLNANQ comes from the exons ATGCAGGATGAGCTGCTCCTGGGGgtgacacagcagcagcagccaggcagcGAGAGGCTGAGCAGCAGCCCCGCGTCGGGACACCCCCCTTTCGGCCACCCCTCCTCTGACTTTAAACCCTGTCTCAGCCCCCACCAGGATTTAAACAAGCAGCAAGCGCAGCAGCCACAGCCGCCGCCTCCTCAGCTGAGCCAGAAGAGGAAAGAgtttaagcagcagcagcagctcagcagcccagcccagctcggCAGCAGCCACCCCCTGAATAACCACCACCCCCCAGACTATCATCACCACccccctcagcagcagcagcagttcagcCACCCCACTGACAAgtaccagcagcaggagcacaggcaacagcagcagctccagctcctcagcGCTCACCCCCTGGAGCCGCCGCGGACGGGGGATCACCGGCACCACCGGCCCCTCGGCCCCGCCGAGCACCAGGGCGGTGCGGACAGGGGGGGTTCGGAGCGCCTCGCCCCTTCCTGCCCGGGGGGATCGGCGTCCGCGGACCCCAATGTGGGGGtggccgccgcctcctcctgcGTGAATCCGCCTCCGTCTCCTCATCTGCAGGCGAGAGCCAAGCTGCCCCCCATGGAGTCCCCCCCGAACAGCCACTTACTGGGCAGCCCCGGGAACCTCCTGCCCGGCGGGCTCGGCTCTGGCTTCAGCAGCCTGCAGAGCCCGGAGATCCCCAGCCCCCATCACCAGAGCGGGGGCGGCTCCTCCTCGGCggcttcccctcctcctccgccGCTGCCCGGCTTCGGCACCCCCTGGTCGGTGCAGACCTCGTCGCCGCCTCCGCAGCAGACGCAGCAGCCTCCGGTCtccagcggcggcggcggcgggcagaTCAGCGCGATGCCGCCCCCGAGCCCGGAGTCTGAGACCAGCTTCTATCCGGGGATCCCGTCATCGATCAACCCCGCTTTCTTCCAGAGCTTCTCGCCGGTGTCTCCTCACAACCCCTGCGCCGGGCCCTTCAGCAGCCCCTTCtcggccgccgcccccccgccgccgccgcagaTGAATTTacctcagcagcagcaacagcagcagcagaaccgGAGATCCCCTGTGagcccccagctccagcaccaacaccaggcggcggcggccgccgccgccttcTTACAGCAGAGAAACTCCTACAACCATCACCAG cctCTTCTGAAGCAGTCACCTTGGAGCAATCAGAGCAGCGGCTGGAGCACAGGAAATATATCTTGGGGAGGAATGCATGGCAGAGACCATCGTAGAACTGGAAACATAGGAATTCCAGGAACTATGAACCAAATCTCTCCTTTGAAGAAGCCCTTTTCTGGTAATGTCATAGCTCCTCCTAAATTTACTCGCTCCACTCCATCACTGACACCAAAATCGTGGATTGAAGATAATGTTTTCCGAACTGACACCAACAGTAATACTCTCCTTCCTTTGCAG gaTCGAAATAGAATGTATGATAGTCTGAATATGCACTCTTTGGAAAACTCCCTTATTGACATTATGAGAGCAGAGCATGATCCACTTAAAG